Within Conexibacter woesei DSM 14684, the genomic segment CCGCCGACGACGGTGGTGCCCGGCGCGTTCGCGACGGCCTCGGCCACCGCGCGCGTGCCGGCCGCGAACGGCTCCAGCTCGAACGCGCCCATCGGCCCGTTCCAGAAGACCGTTCCGGCCTGCGCGATCTCGGCCGCGTAGCGCTCGGCCGTGCGGGGACCGACGTCGAGCCCCATCCAGCCGTCGGGCACGTCGACGCCGTCGAGCTGCTTGCGCTCGGCCTCGGCGGCGAAGCGGTCGCCGAGCACGAGGTCGTTCGGCAGCTCCAGCCGGCAGCCGCCCTGCGCCGCCTTCTCCAGCGCCAGCTTCGCCGGTGCGATCCCTTCCTCCTCGCAGAGCGAGGAGCCGACGTCGTGACCCTGGGCCTTGAAGAACGGGAAGCACATCGCGCCGCCGATCAGGATCGCGTCGGCGACCTCGAGGAAGCGGTCGATGACGGCGATCTTGTCGGTCACCTTCGCGCCGCCGACGACGGCGACGAGTGGCTTCGCCGGGTCCTCGATGATCGCGGTCAGCGTCTTGACCTCGCGCTCCAACAGCCGCCCGGCTGCGTGCGGCAGGCGTCTCGCGACGCCCTCGGTCGACGCGTGCGCGCGGTGCGCCGCGCCGAACGCGTCGTTGACGTACGCGTCGGCGAGCGCGGCGAGCTGGTCCGCGAGATCGGCGTCGTTCTTCGTCTCGCCCGGCTCGTAGCGGACGTTCTCCAGCAGCAGCACGTCGCCCGGCTGAAGCTCGTTCGCCATCGCGATCGCCTGGTCCCCGACGACGCCGGGAGCCAGCCTCACATCCGTTCCGAGCAGCTCGCCCAGGCGCCCCGCCACGGGCCGGAGCGACAGCTCCGGCTCGCGGTTCTTCGGGCGGCCGAGGTGGGAGACGAGGACGAGCGCCGCATTGTTGCGGCGCAGCTCCTCCAGCGTCGGCAGCGCGGCGCGGATGCGCGTGTCGTCGGCGACCTCGCCGTCCTTCAACGGGACGTTGAAGTCGACGCGGACGAGGACGCGCTTGCCGTCGACGTCCAGCTCGTCGAGCGTTCTCACAGCACCCGCTGGACGACGTCGACGACGCGGCTCGAGTAGCCCCACTCGTTGTCGTACCAGGCGACGACCTTGACCATCGTGCCCTCGAGGACCGCGGTCAGCGACGCGTCGACGATCGACGAGTGCGGGTTCTTGACGATGTCGCTGGAGACGATCGGGTCCGTCGTGTACGCGAGGATCCCCTTCAGCGGGCCACTCTCCGACGCCGCCTTCAGCGCGCCGTTGACCTCCTCGACGGTCGTCGCGCGCTTGGCGACGACGGTCAGGTCGACGACCGAGCCGGTCGGGACGGGGGCGCGCACCGCGAAGCCGTTGAGCTTGCCGTTCAGCTCCGGGATCACGAGGCCGATCGCCTTCGCGGCGCCGGTCGAGGCCGGGATCAGGTTGATCGCGGCGGCGCGCGCGCGGCGCAGGTCGCTGTGCGGCATGTCCTGGAGACGCTGATCGGCCGTGTAGGCGTGGATCGTCGTCATCAGGCCGTGGTCGATGCCGATCGTGTCGTTGAGCACCTTCGCGACGGGCGCGAGGCAGTTGGTCGTGCACGACGCGTTCGAGATGACCGTGTGGTTGGCCTTGTCGTACGTGTCGAAGTTGACGCCGAGCACGACGGTCGCGTCCGGGCCGGTCGCCGGCGCGGAGATGATGACCTTCTTGGCGCCGCCGGCGAGGTGCTTGGCGGCGTCCTCTCTCTTCGTGAAGAAGCCGGTCGACTCGATCACGACGTCGACGCCGAGGTCGCCCCACGGCAGCGCGGCCGGGTCGCGCTCGACGAGCACCTTCAGCAGCTTGCCGTCGACCTCGATGCCGCCGTCGACCGCCTCGACGGTGCCCGGGTACGGGCCGAGGATCGAGTCGTACTTGAGCAGGTGCGCAAGCGTCTTGACGTCCGTGAGGTCGTTGACCGCGACGAACTCGATGTCGGCGCCCTGCTCCTGGGCGGCCCGGAAGACGTTGCGGCCGATCCGGCCGAAGCCGTTGATCCCAACCCGAAGCGGCATGCGTGCGAGTCCTTCCGTTGGCTACAGAATGGCAAGAGGAACGCCGGTCGATAGCTGCCCGGCGGGGTCGCGAAGGGTATCGTGCTTCGCACTGCGAGTTCCTCGTCGGCGTCCGTACTCCGCTACGCCCGGCGAACTCGCGGTCTGCTCCTCGGACTCGCCGCCCTCACCGCGTCGGCGAGCGCGGCGACCGCGCGATCGACCGCCGGCACGGTCAGGTTGGCGTAGCCGACGACCAGCGCGGGGCGGCCGTGGCCGAGCCCGTCGAGCGCGACGCCGCGGGCGTGGGCGACGGCGAGGACCGCCTCCTCCTCAGCGCCGGCGGGCAGCCTCAGGACCGCGTGCAGGCCGGCCGCGACGCCCTCGACCTCCACCTCGGGAAGCTCGCGTTCCAGCGCCGCGAGGAGCGCGTCGCGCTGGCGGCGGTAGCGGCGGCGCTGACGGCGCAGGTGGCGGTCCAGCTCGCCGCGTTCGATCAGGTCGGCGAGCGCGAGCTGGTCGATCGGCGCCGGCACGCCGCCGAGGCGGCGCTGCCCGTCGAGCACCGGCTCGACGAGCGGGCGTGGCAGCACGAGCCAGCCGAGCCGCACGGCCGGTGCGAGCGTCTTGCTGGCGGTGCCGCCGTAGACGACGACATCGGGCGCGAGGCCCTGGAGCGAGCCGACCGGCTTGCGGTCGTAGCGGAACTCGGCGTCGTAGTCGTCCTCGACGATCACCGCGCCGGTCCGCTGCGCCCACTCGACGAGCAGGGTGCGACGGCGGGAGGAGAGCACGGCGCCCGTCGGGAACTGGTGCGCGGGCGAGATGCCGACGGCGTCGACGCCGAGGTCGGCGATCGCGTCGACGTCCGCGCCGGAGGCGTCGACGTCGAGCGCGACGCTCTCGATGCCCGCCGCCTCCGAGGTCTGCCGCCACCCGCGCCAGCCCGGCACCTCGACCGCGACGCGCCGCACGCCCTGCCGCGCGAGCGTCGCCCACAGCAGGTCCAGCCCCTGCCGCAGCCCGCTCGTGACGACGATCTGGTCGGGTGCTGCACGCACGCCCCGGACCCGTCCGAGATAGGCCGCGAGCGTCGCGCGGAGCTCGATCGCGCCGGCAGGGTCGGGGTAGCCGAGCCGCTCGTCCGGGATCGTCCGCAGCACACGGCCGACGGCTGCGAGCCACGCCGCACGGGGGAAGCCGTCGAGGGCGGGCAGGGCGGGCCGGAGATCATGCTTCACCTGTTGCGCCGCGGCCCTTCTGGCGCCGAGCACGGCCCCCCACGCGTCGGTGCCGCCGAGCGCGTCACCGGCCGCGCCCGCTCCGCCGCTGCCCGCACCGCCGCCGTCCGCTCCCGCGCCCGCTCTGCCGCCGCCCGCCCACGCTCCGCCGCCCACACCACCCGCTCTGCCGCCGCCCGCCCACGCTCCGCCGCTCGCGCCCGCGCCGCCCGTGCCGGCACCACCCGCACCCGCACCCGCACCCGCGCCCGCCCCGCCCACCGTCGTCCCTCCCCCGCGGCGCGTCACGAGGTAGCCCTCGGCGGCGAGCTGCGCGTACGCCTCCACGACGACGCCGCGCGAGACGCCGAGCTGCGCGGCGAGCGCGCGGGTCGACGGCAGGCGCGTGCCCACGGCGAGGCGGCCGGAGCGGACCGCTTCGCGCAGCGCGTGCTCGGCGCGGCGGCGCAGCGTCGTGCCTGGAGCGGCGTCGAGGTCGAGCAGCAGATCCACTTGGCCTCAGATTCTCGCGCATGATTGGCCCTTTTCCAAGGAGCCAAGTTCTCGTAGGTTGGCAGCCATGTCCACCGCCGCCCCCACTCCCCGCTCGCGCGTGACGCGCGTTCCCAAGCGCGGCGTCTACGACCGCGCCACGATCGACGCGATCCTCGACGAGGCGCTGATCGCGCACGTCGGCTTCGCGGTCGAGCAGCAGCCGTATGTGATCCCGATGCTGCTGGCGCGTGTCGGCGACCGCGTCTACGTCCATGGCTCGACCGCCAGCCGGATGGTCCGCAAGCTCGCCGCCGGCGTGCCCGCGTGCCTGACGGTGACGCTCGCCGACGGGCTCGTGCTCGCGCGCTCGGCATTCCACCACTCGATGAACTACCGCTCGGTCGTGCTGCTCGGCGACGCCGTCCTGGTCGAGGGCGCCGACGAGCGGGCGGCGGCGCTGGAGGCGTTCACCGAGAAGCTGCTGCCAGGTCGCTGGGACGAGATCCGCGGACCGAACGAGCAGGAGCTGAAGGCGACCCGCGTGCTCGCGATGGAGGTCAGCGAAGCGTCGGCGAAGGTCCGCACGGGCGGCCCCGTCGACGACGAGGAGGACTACGCACTCGACACGTGGGCGGGCGTGATCCCGCTCGCGCTGCGCGCCGGCGCGCCCGAGCCCGATGCGCGCCTCGCGCCGGGGATCGAGCCGTCGCAGGCCGTGCTCGACTGGGCGGCCGCGCGCGGCTGGTGAGCGGCGGCCACGCCGCCGCGCCGGCGCGCTACGGCTGCAGCCGCGCGCGCTGCCAGCTGCCGTCGGCGGCGCGCGTGTAGGCGAAGCGGTCGTGGAGCCGGTTGGTGCGTCCCTGCCAGAACTCGATCTCGCGTGGGATGACGCGGAAGCCGCCCCAGTGCGGCGGGCGCGGGACGGCGACGCCGGCGTAGCGCTCCTCCAGCTCGGCCCAGTGCGCCTCCAGGTCGGCGCGGTCGGCGAGCGGCTGGCTCTGCTGCGACGCCCACGCGCCGATCTGGCTGCCGCGCGGCCGCGTCGCGAAGTAGGCGTCGGACTCGGCCGCGTCGAGCCGCTCGACGTCGCCGACGACGCGCACCTGCCGTTCGAGCTGGATCCACAGGAACGCCAGCGCCGCCTGCGGGTTGGCGGCCAGCTCGCCGGCCTTGCGGCTCTCGTAGTTGGTGAAGAACTCGAAGCCGCGCGCGTCGACGCCCTTCAGCAGCACGACGCGAGCGGAGACGCGGCCGTCGGTGCCGCCGGTCGCGAGCGTCATCGCGTTGAGCTGCGGCAGCTCGGCGGCGACCGCGTCGGCGAACCAGCGCTCGAACAGCGCGATCGGGTCATCGAGCAGGTCGGATTCGGTCAGCGAGGCGTCCATCGCGCGGCATCCTGCCAGAGCAGCCGCCCCGCCGTCACGCGCCCCGCCGCCACACGCGCGCCCGGCCGCCACGCGCCCCGCCGCACGCGCGTCCGCCCCGCCGCACGCGCGTCCGCCCCGCCGCCGCGCGCCCGGCCGCCGCCGCGCGCCCGGCCCGCGCCCCTACCCGCCCCCGCTGCGCGCGACCAGCTCGACGCGCAGCCCGTCGGGATCGCGCAGGTAGCCGGCGTAGCAGCCGTGGCCGTACTGCGGCCGCGGGCCGGGCGCGCCGAGGTCGGCGCCGCCGTGTGCGACGCCAGCCGCGTGCGCCGCGTCCACCGCGACGCGGCCGCGCGCCCGCAGCGCGACGTGGCCGTAGCCGGGCGCGGGCGGCAGCCCGCGCGTGACGACCCACAGCTGCGGGTCGTCGACGTCCCACGCCAGCGCGTGCTCGCTCTCGAACATGCGCCGCGCGCCGAGCGCGAAGAAGACGGCGTCGTAGAAGTGCGCCGCGCGAGCGAGGTCGGCGACCTCGAAGCCGATGTGGTCGAACACGCGGCGCGTTCTATCAGCCGCGCGCCGCGAACTCGCTATCTCGTCGGCCGCTCGACGTCGCGGTGGGTCAGCTCGACGAGGTAGTCGCCGTCCTCGCTGTACCGTTTCGCCAGCTGCTCGGCGATCGCGACGGACCGATGGCGGCCGCCGGTGCAGCCGATCGCGATCGAGAGATGCGACTTGCCCTCCGCGACGTACTGCGGCAGCAGGTAGTCGAGCATCGGGTAGAGGCGCTCGTAGAAGGCGTCGAGCGCGCCGTCGCGGTTGACGTAGGCAGCGACGTCGGGGTCGCGCCCGGTCAGCTGCCGCAGCTCCGGCTCGTAGTGCGGATTCGGCAGGAAGCGCACGTCGAACAGCAGGTCCGCGTCACGCGCCGGCCCGTGCTTGAAGCCGAAGCTCTGGACCGTCACGGCGAGCCGGCCGGGGGTGCGCGTCGGCAGCAGCGCGTCGGCGAGCTTGCGGCGCAGCATCGCGGCGTTCAGCCCGGTCGTCTCGATCACGACGTCGGCGCGCTCCCTGACAGGGGCGAGCAGCGCGCGCTCACGCGCGATCCCGTCCGTGACGCTGCCGCCGGGCGCGAGCGGATGGCGGCGGCGGGTCTCCTGGTAGCGCGTCAGCAGCGTCTGCTCATCCGCTTCGAGGAACAGAAGCCTGTATGCGACCCCGGCGCGCTCCAGCTCTCCGAGGACCGCCACGAGCCCGGCGAAGTAGCTCCCGCCGCGCGCGTCGGAGACGACGGCGGCGCGCTCGACCTTCGAGCCTTCGTGCATGAAGAGGTCGGCGAGCGACCTGATCATCTCCGGCGGCAGGTTGTCGACGCAGAAGTAGCCCTCGTCCTCGAAGGCGGCCATCGCCGTCGACTTCCCCGCGCCGGAGAAGCCGGTGATGACCACGAGGTCGTTCAAGACGGGGCTGCGGACGCCCGCCTGCTCCTCGGTGATCTCCAGCCGACGACCACTGCGGCGCAGACGGTCCCCGAGCCTCGTCGGCCGGGAGACGCTCATACCGCCATGATGACGGGTCGGCCGGTCGGGCGTGTGAAGGACCCGTTGGAGCGCGTGGCGCCTGAGCGTTCCTTGCACCGGTGCATCAGTGCCCCGTCTTGTTGATCTGGACGTAGAGGTCGCGCGCGACCTTCCCCGGCAGACCGGGGACGGCCTCCAGTTCCTCTCGGGTCGCGGCGAGGAACGCCTCGGGCGAGCCGAAGTGCTTGAGCAGCGCCCGCTTGCGCGCCGGGCCGACGCCCGGGAGCGAGTCCAGCACGGAGGTCGTCATCGCTCTGTCGCGGCGGATGCGGTGATGGCCGATCGCGAAGCGGTGCGCCTCGTCGCGGATCCGCTGGAGCAGCTGCAGCTCGGGCGTGTCGTGCGGGAGCACGATCGGCGCCTCGCGCCCGGGGACGAAGACCTCCTCGATCCGCTTCGCGAGCGAGACGATCGTGACGCCGCGGCGGCGGAAGCCGTCCAGCACGCGCATGCCTGCGGACAGCTGCCCCTTGCCGCCGTCGATCACGACGACGTTCGGAAGCGAGGCGAAGCTGGCGTCGTAGCCGTCGTCGAACGGCGAGCGGTCGTGCTGGCGCTCGTACTGCGCGAGGCGGCGACTCAGCACCTCCTCCATCGAGGCGAAGTCGTCGGGGACGCCCTCGACTCCTTCGCGCAGCGTGAAGCGGCGGTAGTCGGCCTTCTTCGGCGCGCCGGCCTCGAAGACGACCATCGAGGCGACGGTGTGGGTGCCGCCGACGTGCGAGATGTCGAAGCATTCGAGCCGCAGCGGGATCGCGTCGAGCCCGAGCGCCGCCTGGAGCCCTTCGAGTGCGTCGACGCGCTGCTGACGTCTGCGCTCGGAGCGCAGTCTCTCCTGGTCGAGCGCCAGCCTGGCGTTGCGCTCGGCCAGTTCCAGTATCCGCCGCTTGTCGCCGCGCTCGGCGGCGCGCAGCTCGACCGGACCGCCGCGGCGCTCGGCGAGCGCGGCGGCGATCGTCTGGGCCGCCTCGCCGACCTCGCGCTGCACGACGAGCAGCGGCGGGATCATCAGCGAGCTGCCGTAGTACTGGAGCAGGAACGCCTCGGCGACGGCGGGCAGGTCGTCGCCCGCCTGGTTGTCGAGGTAGAAGCCCTGGCGGTCGGAGAGGACGCCGTCGCGGATCTGGAAGACCTGCGCGTTGGCGTCGTTGCCCTCGACGGCGATCGCGATCGCGTCGAGCGTGCCGCCCGAGGCGTTCGTGACGCGCTGGCGCTCGAGCAGCGAGCGGATCGAGCGGAGGCGGTTGCGCTCGCGTGCGGCGTCCTCGAACCGCTGCTCGGCGGCGGCGTCCTTCATGTTCGCCTCGATCGCCGCCTCGATCGCACGGTAGCGGCCGGAGAGGAAGTCGATCACGCCGTCGATCGAGGTGCGGTAGTGCTCCTTCGTGACGTAGTCGACGCAGGGCGCCTCGCAGCGCTTGATGTAGTAGTCGAGGCACGGCGAGCCGCTGCGCCGGCCCGGCGTCGGCCCGTCGCAGCTGCGGAACAAGAAGATCTTGCCGAGCAGGTCGAGCGTCTCGCGCACCCGCTTGGCGTTCGAGTACGGCCCGAAGTACGCGCGCTCGCGGCGGTGGCGCTCGCGGGTGAAGTAGACGCGGGGGAAGTCCTCGTCGAGCGAGATGCCGATGTAGGGATAGGACTTGTCGTCGCGCAGGCGGATGTTGAAGCGCGGCTTGTACTGCTTGATGAAGTTCTGCTCGGCGAGCAGCGCCTCCGCCTCCGTCGAGACGACGAGCGACTCGATCCGGTCGATCATCGGCAGCAGGTCGCGGCCCATCTGCGTGCTCGGGTTGGAGAAGTGCGACGCGACCCGCTTCTTGATCGACTTCGCCTTGCCGACGTAGATGACCGTGCTCTTGGCGTTGCGGAACAGGTACACGCCCGGCTGGTCGGGCAGCGCACGCCGCTGCTCGGCGAGCCGCTGATCGCGCTCTCTGGCAGCTTCGACCGCCGACGCACGCGCCTGCGGGTCGTCCCACCCGTTCCCGTTTCCGCTGCCCTCGGCCATCCTCACATCGAGGATAGGTGAGACCTCGACACCCGGCCCGTCGGCCGGGACGATGCCCGCGCGCCGCGTACGGCGCCCGCTGGCACGGCGCGGCTGTGATCAGCAGCCGCGACGTGGAGCGCTCAGCGGACGCCGTCGCGACGGCGGGCGTGACGAGCAGCGCGCCTGCGCCGGCGCTCGTCGCGTACCTCCCGCCACTCCTGACGCTCGGCGCGCCATTCGTCGAGATCCACCAGCGCCAGTTTCACGCTTGAACGTACTCGGGATCTCATGTGTTCCATGCTAGATCTCCTGTCTACCGCAAATAGTGTGTAACGGCCGTCGCTGTCCAGATCACGAAGGCGATCGCGCCGCCACCGAACACCCCGTCGAGCGTGAGCCGCGAGACGTCGTCCGGTGGGCGAGGCGCTCATCTGACGAGCCGGACCTCGAAGCCGCCGCCCAGCCCGGCCGTGTCGCCAGCACCGCGCAGCAGGCCGAGGATGCGCGCGACGTACGCCTGCGTCTCCGGATAGGGCGGGATGCACCCGCAGCCGGACACCGCGCCGGGGCCGGCGTTGTAGGCCGCGAGCGCGAGCGGCACGGTGCCGAATTGGCGCAGCAGGTCGCGCATCATGCGCGCCTGCGCGTCGATCGCGCTGGGCGCGTCGAACGGGTCGGACAACCCGTACGCCTGCGCTGTCCCGGGCATGAACTGCGCGATCCCCTGCGCGCCCGCGGTCGAGACGGCGAAGGGGTTGAATCCGCTCTCCGCGTAGAGCTGCGCCGCCAGCAGCGCCGCCGACACGTTCCAGCGCTGCGATGCCCGCGCGATATCGGGCGCGTACCGCGCCGGCACGAACGACGGCATCGTCGCGCGCCCGTCGCCGCCGAAGCCGACCGAGGTGCTGCCCGCGTTGAGCGTGAACCCGTAGTGCCAGGGTTCCCAGGCCATCCGTCTGACGAAGTGAAAGCGCGGCGCGTTCGCCGCCAGCCAGCCGTACGCGCTCTCCGGGCCGAGGTCCAGCTCGGTGCCGAGCCGGTGGAGCGATCTCCCGGGCGGAGCGACCCATCTGGGGTCAGGATTCGCGGCGAAGAGGCGCGCCTGCTCGGCCGAGCTGCGCCACCCGCTGGCGACGATCAGCGTGATCCCGTCGGCGGCGGCAGCGGCGGCGAGCCGGTCGAACGCCACCGCCACGTCCGGCCGCATCGGCCGGCCCTGCCGGTACGCGAGCGGCCCGGAGTAGTCGCCGGGCCCGGCCGCGAGCGCGTCGGCCGACGCGGTCGGCGCGAGCTCTGCCTCGGCGAGCGCGTCGACCGCCGCGCTGCGCTGCTCGCCGCCGACTTCGACGACCGCGCGGTCGCGGACGGTGACGCGGATGCGCGTCGGTGCGAACGTGCTGCCGTCCGGGAAGCCGACCTCGATCGCCTCGGCACCGTTCGCGCGAGCGGTCGCCAGCGCGCGGGCGCGACCGCGCTCGAGGTACGCCGCGCGGGTGAGGTGCAGCGGATTGGGCCGTCCGCCGAACCACGCTGGGACGAACAGCCGGTGGTAGCTCGCGCGCATCGCCCGCGCGCCGCCGAGGGCGGCCAGGTCCGCAGCCCGCTGGTTGCGGCCTCTGTCCCCGAGCCCGCTCGCGATCCCGCCGATCATCACGGCGGCCAGCAGCACCACCGCGATCGCCGCGACGATCACGAGCAGGGCTTGTCCGTCCTCCCCGCGCCCCTGCGGTGCGCCGGGCGCGGACGGCGTCGTCGCCGGACGGCCGTCGGTCATCGGAGACTGCCCGCCTCGTAGAGCCGGGCGACGGCGTCGACGGCGACCGCGGGGGCACGCAGGCCGGCGGTCGCCGCGCGCGCGGCGATGCGCGCGGGAGCGTCCATCGCGACGACCGGCCGCCGCAGCTCCTCGATGCTCCCCAGCACCAGCTCGGCGAGTGCCGTCGGCGTCTCGGCGTCGCGCACGACGACGATCGCGTCGCACCACCCGAGCACCCGGTCGATCGCGGCCGTGCGCGCGAACGGGACCGCGAGCACAGCAGGCGCGGCGACCGCACCTGCCGCTCGGCCCAGCGCGCGGCTGGCCCCGGCGAGGGTGCCGGCGGCGTCGGAACGTCCGCCGGCGGACCGACCGGCGTCGACGTCGCCCGCCGCGCCCGCCGGCGGCTCGGCCGTGAGCCAGACGACGCGGCCGACCGCTGTGGCATGTTCGCCGCGCTGGCGCAGCCGCACGACGGCGCGACGCGCCCCGGGCGCGAGCGAAGCCGGGGCGGGTGCGCCGGTGCCGACGGCGCAGGCGAGCGAGAACGGCGTGCTGCACGCAGCGGCGAGCGCGAGCGCCACCGACGCCGCGGCGGCCTGCGCTCGTGCCGGCGAGCAGAGGACGGCCACCTGCGGCCGGCCGGTGAGCGGTGTGGTCGCCGCCGGCCGCGCAGGTGCCGCCACGAACAGCCCGCGGGCGTGTGCGAGCGCGCCGCTCATCTCTCCGTCCCCGCGTCTGCGCTCGCGCTCGCCCGGAGGCGATCGCCGAGCCCCGGCAGCAGCGATCGCGGCGTGAGGCGCACGTGCACGCGCGTGCCCCTGACGGTCACCTCGAGACGGTCGCGCGCCCAG encodes:
- a CDS encoding phosphoglycerate kinase; this translates as MRTLDELDVDGKRVLVRVDFNVPLKDGEVADDTRIRAALPTLEELRRNNAALVLVSHLGRPKNREPELSLRPVAGRLGELLGTDVRLAPGVVGDQAIAMANELQPGDVLLLENVRYEPGETKNDADLADQLAALADAYVNDAFGAAHRAHASTEGVARRLPHAAGRLLEREVKTLTAIIEDPAKPLVAVVGGAKVTDKIAVIDRFLEVADAILIGGAMCFPFFKAQGHDVGSSLCEEEGIAPAKLALEKAAQGGCRLELPNDLVLGDRFAAEAERKQLDGVDVPDGWMGLDVGPRTAERYAAEIAQAGTVFWNGPMGAFELEPFAAGTRAVAEAVANAPGTTVVGGGDSAAAIQQFGLADRVTHLSTGGGASLELLEGKTLPGVEALS
- the gap gene encoding type I glyceraldehyde-3-phosphate dehydrogenase, with the protein product MPLRVGINGFGRIGRNVFRAAQEQGADIEFVAVNDLTDVKTLAHLLKYDSILGPYPGTVEAVDGGIEVDGKLLKVLVERDPAALPWGDLGVDVVIESTGFFTKREDAAKHLAGGAKKVIISAPATGPDATVVLGVNFDTYDKANHTVISNASCTTNCLAPVAKVLNDTIGIDHGLMTTIHAYTADQRLQDMPHSDLRRARAAAINLIPASTGAAKAIGLVIPELNGKLNGFAVRAPVPTGSVVDLTVVAKRATTVEEVNGALKAASESGPLKGILAYTTDPIVSSDIVKNPHSSIVDASLTAVLEGTMVKVVAWYDNEWGYSSRVVDVVQRVL
- a CDS encoding aminotransferase-like domain-containing protein — protein: MDLLLDLDAAPGTTLRRRAEHALREAVRSGRLAVGTRLPSTRALAAQLGVSRGVVVEAYAQLAAEGYLVTRRGGGTTVGGAGAGAGAGAGGAGTGGAGASGGAWAGGGRAGGVGGGAWAGGGRAGAGADGGGAGSGGAGAAGDALGGTDAWGAVLGARRAAAQQVKHDLRPALPALDGFPRAAWLAAVGRVLRTIPDERLGYPDPAGAIELRATLAAYLGRVRGVRAAPDQIVVTSGLRQGLDLLWATLARQGVRRVAVEVPGWRGWRQTSEAAGIESVALDVDASGADVDAIADLGVDAVGISPAHQFPTGAVLSSRRRTLLVEWAQRTGAVIVEDDYDAEFRYDRKPVGSLQGLAPDVVVYGGTASKTLAPAVRLGWLVLPRPLVEPVLDGQRRLGGVPAPIDQLALADLIERGELDRHLRRQRRRYRRQRDALLAALERELPEVEVEGVAAGLHAVLRLPAGAEEEAVLAVAHARGVALDGLGHGRPALVVGYANLTVPAVDRAVAALADAVRAASPRSRPRVRRA
- a CDS encoding pyridoxamine 5'-phosphate oxidase family protein produces the protein MSTAAPTPRSRVTRVPKRGVYDRATIDAILDEALIAHVGFAVEQQPYVIPMLLARVGDRVYVHGSTASRMVRKLAAGVPACLTVTLADGLVLARSAFHHSMNYRSVVLLGDAVLVEGADERAAALEAFTEKLLPGRWDEIRGPNEQELKATRVLAMEVSEASAKVRTGGPVDDEEDYALDTWAGVIPLALRAGAPEPDARLAPGIEPSQAVLDWAAARGW
- the pdxH gene encoding pyridoxamine 5'-phosphate oxidase → MDASLTESDLLDDPIALFERWFADAVAAELPQLNAMTLATGGTDGRVSARVVLLKGVDARGFEFFTNYESRKAGELAANPQAALAFLWIQLERQVRVVGDVERLDAAESDAYFATRPRGSQIGAWASQQSQPLADRADLEAHWAELEERYAGVAVPRPPHWGGFRVIPREIEFWQGRTNRLHDRFAYTRAADGSWQRARLQP
- a CDS encoding VOC family protein, with the protein product MFDHIGFEVADLARAAHFYDAVFFALGARRMFESEHALAWDVDDPQLWVVTRGLPPAPGYGHVALRARGRVAVDAAHAAGVAHGGADLGAPGPRPQYGHGCYAGYLRDPDGLRVELVARSGGG
- the rapZ gene encoding RNase adapter RapZ; this encodes MSVSRPTRLGDRLRRSGRRLEITEEQAGVRSPVLNDLVVITGFSGAGKSTAMAAFEDEGYFCVDNLPPEMIRSLADLFMHEGSKVERAAVVSDARGGSYFAGLVAVLGELERAGVAYRLLFLEADEQTLLTRYQETRRRHPLAPGGSVTDGIARERALLAPVRERADVVIETTGLNAAMLRRKLADALLPTRTPGRLAVTVQSFGFKHGPARDADLLFDVRFLPNPHYEPELRQLTGRDPDVAAYVNRDGALDAFYERLYPMLDYLLPQYVAEGKSHLSIAIGCTGGRHRSVAIAEQLAKRYSEDGDYLVELTHRDVERPTR
- the uvrC gene encoding excinuclease ABC subunit UvrC, with the protein product MAEGSGNGNGWDDPQARASAVEAARERDQRLAEQRRALPDQPGVYLFRNAKSTVIYVGKAKSIKKRVASHFSNPSTQMGRDLLPMIDRIESLVVSTEAEALLAEQNFIKQYKPRFNIRLRDDKSYPYIGISLDEDFPRVYFTRERHRRERAYFGPYSNAKRVRETLDLLGKIFLFRSCDGPTPGRRSGSPCLDYYIKRCEAPCVDYVTKEHYRTSIDGVIDFLSGRYRAIEAAIEANMKDAAAEQRFEDAARERNRLRSIRSLLERQRVTNASGGTLDAIAIAVEGNDANAQVFQIRDGVLSDRQGFYLDNQAGDDLPAVAEAFLLQYYGSSLMIPPLLVVQREVGEAAQTIAAALAERRGGPVELRAAERGDKRRILELAERNARLALDQERLRSERRRQQRVDALEGLQAALGLDAIPLRLECFDISHVGGTHTVASMVVFEAGAPKKADYRRFTLREGVEGVPDDFASMEEVLSRRLAQYERQHDRSPFDDGYDASFASLPNVVVIDGGKGQLSAGMRVLDGFRRRGVTIVSLAKRIEEVFVPGREAPIVLPHDTPELQLLQRIRDEAHRFAIGHHRIRRDRAMTTSVLDSLPGVGPARKRALLKHFGSPEAFLAATREELEAVPGLPGKVARDLYVQINKTGH
- a CDS encoding lytic transglycosylase domain-containing protein translates to MTDGRPATTPSAPGAPQGRGEDGQALLVIVAAIAVVLLAAVMIGGIASGLGDRGRNQRAADLAALGGARAMRASYHRLFVPAWFGGRPNPLHLTRAAYLERGRARALATARANGAEAIEVGFPDGSTFAPTRIRVTVRDRAVVEVGGEQRSAAVDALAEAELAPTASADALAAGPGDYSGPLAYRQGRPMRPDVAVAFDRLAAAAAADGITLIVASGWRSSAEQARLFAANPDPRWVAPPGRSLHRLGTELDLGPESAYGWLAANAPRFHFVRRMAWEPWHYGFTLNAGSTSVGFGGDGRATMPSFVPARYAPDIARASQRWNVSAALLAAQLYAESGFNPFAVSTAGAQGIAQFMPGTAQAYGLSDPFDAPSAIDAQARMMRDLLRQFGTVPLALAAYNAGPGAVSGCGCIPPYPETQAYVARILGLLRGAGDTAGLGGGFEVRLVR